The following are encoded in a window of Amphibacillus xylanus NBRC 15112 genomic DNA:
- the mgtE gene encoding magnesium transporter, with the protein MNNVTINAREKINDAIEAALINEDINQFRDEFLKIHPYDQSEFFEAQTEEVRYLIYSYLSPEEMADVIEHVEREKQSDFIVEMNPTYAAQVLANMATDDAVDLLNDLDKNKVASYLTIMPEDEADEIKDLLHYEEKTAGSIMTTEFVVVNTHMTVKEAMRHLRKAAPDAETIYYIYVVNDDQQLIGVISLRDLIIAEGDLTIDEVVNRQIVSVSVGDDQEDIARMMRDYDFLALPVVDFQNHLLGIITVDDIMDVMDEEASDDYSKLAGVDVDDVDQNPITAAKKRLPWLIILLILGLFTASIIARFEETLEQVALLAIFIPLIAGMAGNTGTQSLAVAVRGIATGEFQKHGIVKTIMRESITGMITGITCGLAIWLIIFIWQGTMFLGFLVGLSIAITLFVATISGALVPLLMNRLNIDPAVASGPFITTINDIISITIYFGMATMFMQFLL; encoded by the coding sequence ATGAATAATGTGACGATAAATGCACGTGAAAAAATAAACGATGCCATTGAAGCAGCACTTATAAATGAGGATATTAACCAATTTAGGGATGAATTCCTTAAAATACACCCTTATGACCAATCAGAGTTTTTTGAGGCGCAAACTGAGGAAGTTAGATATTTAATTTATTCCTATTTGTCTCCTGAGGAAATGGCTGATGTGATTGAGCATGTCGAACGAGAAAAACAAAGTGATTTTATCGTTGAAATGAATCCAACCTATGCTGCACAAGTCTTAGCTAATATGGCAACAGACGATGCAGTTGACCTTTTAAATGACCTTGATAAAAATAAAGTTGCTAGTTATTTGACGATCATGCCTGAAGATGAAGCTGACGAAATTAAAGATTTATTACATTATGAAGAGAAAACAGCAGGAAGTATTATGACGACAGAATTTGTCGTTGTAAACACTCATATGACCGTGAAAGAAGCAATGCGTCACCTTCGAAAAGCAGCTCCAGATGCTGAAACGATCTACTATATTTATGTCGTAAATGATGATCAGCAATTGATTGGTGTTATCTCATTACGTGATTTAATCATTGCAGAGGGAGATTTGACGATTGATGAAGTGGTGAATCGTCAAATTGTTTCAGTGTCAGTAGGTGATGACCAGGAAGACATTGCACGAATGATGCGAGATTATGATTTCCTAGCACTTCCAGTCGTTGATTTCCAAAATCATTTATTAGGGATTATTACAGTTGATGACATTATGGACGTAATGGATGAAGAAGCAAGTGATGATTACTCCAAATTAGCTGGGGTCGATGTTGACGATGTTGATCAAAACCCTATTACTGCAGCAAAAAAACGATTACCTTGGCTAATCATTTTATTAATTTTAGGCTTATTTACAGCAAGTATTATCGCACGTTTTGAAGAAACGCTTGAACAAGTCGCATTACTTGCGATTTTTATTCCACTCATTGCTGGTATGGCTGGTAATACTGGTACACAATCATTGGCGGTTGCCGTTCGAGGGATCGCAACAGGTGAATTCCAAAAGCACGGTATTGTCAAAACAATTATGCGTGAATCGATAACAGGAATGATTACGGGTATTACGTGTGGATTAGCGATTTGGTTAATCATCTTTATTTGGCAAGGAACGATGTTTTTAGGCTTTTTAGTCGGGCTGTCGATAGCGATAACGTTATTTGTCGCGACGATTTCTGGTGCGCTTGTTCCTTTATTAATGAATCGATTGAATATTGATCCAGCCGTTGCATCCGGGCCATTTATTACGACGATCAATGATATTATTTCAATTACAATATACTTTGGTATGGCAACGATGTTTATGCAATTTTTACTATAA
- the prpE gene encoding bis(5'-nucleosyl)-tetraphosphatase PrpE gives MKYDIIGDIHGCYEECLKLIDKLGYQSNGQNYYHPEKRMLVFLGDLTDRGPSSLKVIELVYQLVIVDKIAYYTPGNHCNKLYRYFLGNKVQIQHGLETTVEEYQALSNRDQKMIRQKFITLYEQADLYIQLPDVKAVVAHAGIRSDYIGRYDKKVQSFVLYGDVTGAKHPDGRPIRRDWAKDYHGDQWIVFGHTPVLKPRQLNKTINIDLGCVFGNKLAAFQLPEEKVVTVTSNQPLQAEKFHQYDE, from the coding sequence ATGAAATATGATATTATCGGCGATATCCATGGTTGTTATGAGGAGTGCCTAAAATTAATTGATAAATTAGGCTATCAATCAAACGGACAAAATTACTACCACCCTGAAAAAAGAATGCTTGTATTTTTAGGTGATCTAACCGATCGTGGACCATCATCATTAAAAGTTATTGAACTCGTTTATCAGCTAGTCATAGTAGATAAAATTGCTTACTACACACCTGGGAATCATTGTAATAAACTCTATCGATATTTCCTAGGAAATAAAGTTCAAATTCAGCATGGACTTGAAACGACTGTTGAAGAATACCAAGCACTTTCAAATCGCGATCAAAAAATGATACGGCAAAAATTTATTACTCTTTATGAGCAAGCTGATTTGTACATCCAATTACCTGATGTAAAAGCCGTCGTTGCCCATGCTGGAATTCGATCAGATTACATTGGACGTTATGATAAAAAAGTTCAGTCTTTCGTCTTGTATGGTGATGTCACTGGTGCTAAACACCCTGATGGAAGACCTATTCGTCGAGACTGGGCAAAGGATTACCACGGTGATCAATGGATTGTCTTTGGACATACACCTGTTTTAAAACCGAGACAACTAAACAAAACAATCAACATCGACCTCGGTTGTGTCTTTGGTAATAAACTAGCTGCGTTTCAATTACCTGAGGAAAAAGTTGTCACAGTTACTTCTAATCAGCCATTACAAGCTGAAAAATTTCATCAATACGACGAATAA
- a CDS encoding RluA family pseudouridine synthase — MLIWQVTEAENQMILRDFLREKIGLSRAMVKTLKFDGGQILVNDELVTVRKVLTAGDQVRLVFPKEIRSPSLTPVKLKLDIIYEDDFIIILNKDANIAVIPSLGNQEPAIANGLIYHYDQQNVDYTVHIVTRLDRDTSGLMLVAKQDYCHSLLHQKPIERHYMALVHGKLMNHSGTINAPIGRKSESIIERMVTPEGKQAITHYQLIRAYDDYSLVAVQLETGRTHQIRVHFAHIGHPLAGDQLYGGSVDLVKRQALHCTKLSFNHPITNERLQFESNWPEDLNVIEK, encoded by the coding sequence TTGTTAATTTGGCAAGTAACAGAAGCGGAGAATCAAATGATTCTCCGTGATTTTTTGAGAGAAAAGATAGGTTTATCACGTGCAATGGTGAAAACATTAAAATTTGATGGTGGACAGATTTTGGTAAATGATGAGTTAGTTACTGTTAGAAAGGTATTAACAGCAGGTGATCAGGTAAGGCTTGTATTCCCTAAAGAAATACGATCACCGAGCTTAACACCAGTTAAGTTAAAGCTAGACATTATCTATGAAGATGACTTCATAATTATTTTAAATAAAGATGCAAATATCGCAGTTATACCTTCACTTGGTAACCAAGAGCCAGCGATTGCGAATGGTTTGATTTATCATTATGATCAACAAAATGTTGATTATACTGTTCATATTGTGACTCGACTAGATCGAGATACGTCAGGGCTAATGCTAGTTGCTAAACAGGATTATTGCCATAGTCTACTACATCAGAAGCCTATAGAACGGCATTATATGGCGCTTGTCCACGGTAAACTAATGAATCATTCTGGCACAATTAATGCACCTATTGGTAGAAAATCTGAATCAATTATAGAACGCATGGTGACACCAGAAGGTAAGCAGGCGATTACGCATTATCAACTTATTCGTGCGTATGATGATTATAGTCTTGTCGCTGTTCAATTAGAAACAGGGAGAACACATCAAATTAGAGTGCATTTTGCTCATATTGGTCATCCGTTAGCCGGTGATCAGCTTTATGGTGGATCAGTAGATTTAGTTAAACGACAAGCGCTCCATTGTACAAAATTATCATTTAATCATCCGATTACGAATGAACGTTTACAGTTTGAATCTAACTGGCCAGAAGATCTTAATGTCATTGAAAAATAG
- a CDS encoding NAD kinase: MKFYVASKGDHKSNMIKSMVEKYLLDLDLEISQEAPELVISVGGDGTFLHTVHDYFHRLEETAFIGLHTGHLGFYADWLPEEIEKLVIAISRRQFEIKEYPLLSMSIHKEGETKPEKYLALNEATIKKIEGSLVLDVKINDMHFERFRGDGLCVSTPSGSTAYNKALGGAIVHPSLSTMQVTEMSSINNRVFRTIGSPLILPSHHICQFVPVNRDQKFVLTIDHMTKSVENVVSLEYTVAKERIRFARFRPFPFWKRVRDSFISDEY; encoded by the coding sequence ATGAAGTTTTATGTTGCATCAAAAGGTGATCATAAATCAAATATGATTAAATCTATGGTTGAAAAGTATTTATTGGATTTAGATTTAGAAATTAGTCAAGAAGCACCAGAGTTAGTGATTTCAGTAGGGGGAGATGGAACGTTTTTACATACGGTTCATGACTATTTTCACCGACTAGAAGAGACTGCTTTTATTGGCTTACATACTGGTCACTTAGGCTTTTATGCCGATTGGTTGCCAGAGGAGATTGAAAAGCTTGTGATCGCCATATCAAGAAGACAGTTTGAAATTAAAGAGTACCCTTTACTTTCAATGAGTATTCATAAAGAAGGCGAGACTAAACCAGAAAAGTATTTAGCATTAAATGAAGCGACAATTAAAAAAATTGAAGGCTCTCTCGTTCTTGATGTGAAAATTAACGATATGCATTTTGAACGTTTTCGTGGTGATGGTTTATGTGTCTCAACACCATCAGGGAGTACGGCTTATAATAAAGCGTTAGGTGGTGCGATTGTGCATCCATCGTTGTCAACAATGCAGGTGACTGAAATGTCTTCGATTAACAATCGAGTCTTTCGTACGATCGGTTCACCCCTAATTTTACCGAGCCACCATATTTGTCAGTTTGTACCAGTTAATCGCGATCAAAAGTTTGTATTAACGATTGATCATATGACGAAAAGCGTTGAAAATGTTGTTTCGTTAGAATATACAGTTGCGAAAGAACGGATTCGTTTTGCAAGATTTAGACCATTTCCATTTTGGAAGCGGGTTAGAGATTCATTTATTTCAGATGAGTATTAA
- a CDS encoding GTP pyrophosphokinase translates to MKERIDWTTFLVPYHQAVDELKVKLRGMRKQYEIEKQYSPIELVTGRVKPVASILSKAERKNIGLHEIKEKIQDIGGIRIVCQFVDDIYTIVDLLRARHDFEIIEEKDYLKEKKSSGYRSYHLIIRYPVATIHGEQFVAVEIQIRTLAMNFWAINEHSLNYKYSGEIPKDIQMRLKKAAEAAFQLDEEMAKIREEVQEAQWIFHKK, encoded by the coding sequence ATGAAAGAGCGAATCGATTGGACAACATTTTTAGTCCCTTATCATCAAGCAGTAGATGAATTAAAAGTAAAGCTACGCGGAATGCGAAAACAGTATGAAATTGAAAAGCAATATTCACCGATTGAACTCGTCACAGGCCGCGTGAAACCAGTGGCAAGTATTTTATCAAAGGCGGAACGGAAAAATATTGGCTTGCATGAAATTAAAGAAAAAATTCAGGATATCGGTGGAATTCGAATTGTTTGTCAATTTGTTGATGATATTTACACCATAGTCGACTTACTCCGTGCTCGTCATGACTTTGAAATCATTGAAGAAAAGGATTACCTAAAAGAAAAAAAGTCAAGCGGTTATCGATCATATCATCTTATTATTCGCTATCCAGTTGCCACAATTCATGGTGAGCAGTTTGTCGCTGTTGAAATTCAAATTCGTACATTAGCGATGAACTTCTGGGCAATTAATGAGCATTCACTTAATTATAAATATAGTGGTGAGATTCCAAAGGATATTCAAATGCGGTTAAAAAAAGCAGCGGAAGCAGCCTTTCAATTAGATGAGGAAATGGCGAAGATTAGAGAAGAAGTACAGGAAGCGCAGTGGATTTTTCATAAAAAATAG
- a CDS encoding CYTH domain-containing protein codes for MQQEMEFEAKNMLTEQEYNRVLNYFIQDQAQVQTQINYYFETDDLALRHHGSALRIREKNGQYVITLKQPQADGLLETHVKISAEIKDQWINEQPTRINQLEVILNQLGIDYQTLKYRGKLKTERIELNDDDITYVLDKSYYNGVVDYEIEVEATSFLQANSKLADFLTKYNIERKTTNNKIARFFQTLGA; via the coding sequence TTGCAACAAGAAATGGAATTCGAAGCAAAGAATATGTTAACTGAACAAGAATATAATCGGGTACTTAACTACTTTATTCAAGATCAAGCACAAGTTCAAACGCAAATTAATTATTATTTTGAAACAGATGATTTAGCATTAAGACATCACGGCTCTGCATTAAGAATACGTGAAAAAAATGGCCAATATGTTATAACGTTAAAACAGCCACAAGCAGATGGTTTACTTGAGACACATGTTAAGATTTCTGCTGAAATTAAAGATCAGTGGATTAACGAACAGCCAACGCGCATCAATCAGCTTGAAGTCATACTGAACCAATTAGGAATAGATTATCAAACCCTCAAATATCGAGGAAAACTAAAAACTGAGCGTATTGAATTAAACGATGATGACATAACATATGTATTAGATAAAAGCTATTATAATGGCGTAGTTGATTATGAAATCGAAGTAGAGGCAACGAGCTTTTTACAAGCAAACAGTAAGTTAGCTGATTTTTTAACGAAATACAACATTGAAAGAAAGACAACAAACAATAAGATAGCACGATTCTTTCAAACGTTAGGCGCTTGA
- a CDS encoding DsbA family protein, which produces MSFKQTEPYIDFNTRTKKVQCSYFDLLKKPIEIYLFIDPICPNSWTINPYIRKLQLEYGRFFTIRPILCSHLLQTNQFFINHPEQIDEINHRMMLHPQKCFGPKNFNRTELKYPADIFFAIKAAELQGINAGRRYLQKIQEHLLFNQTDISIDDVLIQVAKEAKLDVDEFIRDLHSNSAKKALRCDLKVSREMEIDQTPSIVFFSESDEDEGLKIAGSYGYDIYVKVLSTLLQTQIQPIDKPELEDFMSYYHFTSSEEIAIIYDFSVKKAEREMKKLQLKQIVKKVYVNGQSYWHYQKQ; this is translated from the coding sequence TTGAGCTTCAAACAAACTGAACCTTACATTGATTTCAACACTCGTACAAAAAAGGTCCAGTGTAGCTATTTTGATCTTCTAAAAAAACCTATTGAAATTTATTTATTTATTGATCCGATCTGTCCGAATTCATGGACAATCAATCCATATATTAGAAAATTACAACTTGAATACGGTCGTTTTTTTACGATTCGACCCATTTTATGTAGTCATTTATTACAAACTAATCAATTTTTTATTAATCACCCTGAACAAATTGATGAGATTAACCATCGCATGATGCTACACCCGCAAAAATGTTTTGGTCCGAAAAATTTTAACCGAACAGAATTGAAGTATCCAGCAGACATCTTCTTCGCAATCAAAGCTGCTGAACTTCAAGGAATTAATGCTGGTAGACGGTACTTGCAAAAAATTCAAGAACATTTACTCTTTAATCAGACTGACATCTCAATTGATGATGTTCTAATCCAGGTTGCAAAGGAAGCGAAGCTCGATGTTGATGAATTCATACGCGATCTCCATTCTAACAGTGCAAAAAAAGCCTTGCGATGTGATTTAAAAGTATCAAGGGAAATGGAAATTGATCAAACACCATCAATAGTCTTTTTTAGTGAATCAGATGAAGATGAAGGCTTAAAAATCGCTGGATCTTACGGATACGATATTTATGTAAAAGTCTTATCAACATTGCTACAAACACAGATTCAGCCAATTGATAAACCTGAACTTGAAGACTTTATGTCATACTATCATTTCACAAGTTCAGAGGAAATTGCTATTATTTATGATTTTTCTGTTAAAAAAGCAGAACGCGAAATGAAAAAACTTCAACTCAAACAAATTGTGAAAAAAGTTTATGTTAATGGGCAATCATATTGGCATTATCAAAAGCAATAG
- a CDS encoding MFS transporter codes for MQHESKLWTSNFIIISLTNFLLFNAFYMLMVTLTTYTSSHFQASQSVAGLASSIFVLGAVLIRPIAGKIINQVGKKKLLVFGLVMFFGFMIFYFVVDSLVLLLILRFIHGFSFGISTTATNTIVADFVPITRRGEGLGYFATSTNLAAAIGPFFGLFISQRYNMLILFIFTLLLATISLLISFFIKMPLVELSTVKKQMKSKFQLTDYIEKTTLPIGVVVLLIGFVYSSILSFLTQYATEINLVNAASFFFIFYAICLILSRPFSGKMYDLKGENPVIYASLIIFTVGMLIFSQTNSAITLLLAGALIGIGCGTIQSSTQTIAISKAPKERIGLATSTFFVCFDFGIGVGPFLLGFILPLMGFRQLYLIMAGILILCIAIYYLVHGKSANQARNFTSEN; via the coding sequence ATGCAACATGAATCTAAATTATGGACAAGCAATTTTATTATTATTTCATTAACGAATTTTTTGCTATTTAATGCTTTTTATATGTTAATGGTCACTTTAACGACATATACGAGTAGTCATTTTCAAGCTAGTCAAAGCGTTGCTGGCTTAGCATCAAGTATCTTTGTACTAGGTGCAGTTTTAATTAGGCCTATTGCAGGCAAAATCATCAATCAGGTTGGTAAAAAGAAATTATTAGTGTTCGGATTAGTGATGTTTTTCGGCTTTATGATTTTTTATTTCGTCGTCGATTCTCTCGTTCTTTTATTAATCCTACGCTTTATTCATGGATTTTCTTTTGGGATTAGTACAACAGCTACAAATACGATTGTTGCTGATTTCGTGCCGATTACAAGACGCGGAGAAGGACTTGGCTATTTTGCAACGAGTACAAACTTAGCCGCTGCAATCGGACCTTTTTTCGGATTATTTATTAGTCAACGCTACAATATGTTGATTTTATTTATTTTCACATTATTATTAGCTACGATTTCTTTACTTATTTCATTTTTTATCAAAATGCCATTAGTCGAATTATCTACAGTGAAAAAACAAATGAAGTCGAAATTTCAGCTAACTGATTATATCGAAAAGACTACGCTTCCGATTGGGGTTGTTGTGCTTTTAATCGGATTTGTTTATTCAAGTATTCTCTCATTCTTAACTCAATATGCTACAGAGATTAACTTAGTAAATGCCGCTAGCTTCTTCTTTATCTTTTATGCCATTTGTTTAATACTCTCAAGACCGTTTAGCGGTAAAATGTATGACTTAAAAGGAGAAAATCCTGTTATCTATGCTTCGTTAATTATTTTTACTGTTGGAATGCTTATTTTCAGTCAAACTAACTCTGCTATTACATTATTACTTGCTGGTGCATTAATTGGTATTGGCTGTGGTACAATCCAGTCAAGTACGCAAACAATTGCTATTTCAAAAGCTCCTAAAGAAAGAATTGGACTTGCGACATCAACATTTTTTGTTTGCTTTGATTTCGGAATTGGAGTAGGTCCATTTTTATTAGGATTTATCCTACCACTTATGGGCTTTAGACAACTATACTTGATCATGGCAGGAATTTTAATATTATGTATTGCAATTTACTATCTCGTTCACGGTAAATCTGCAAATCAAGCACGAAACTTTACGAGTGAAAACTAA
- the pepF gene encoding oligoendopeptidase F → MTKEASKLQSREEIPVERTWRLEDIFATDDIWEEERKAVTEELKKFSAFKGTLADSADQLYQLLTLEDAVSERIGKLYTYAHMRHDQDTTNSFYQALNAKALTLYTEAASEMSFIVPEILAIDKEKLDQFVKEKPELELYNKVLTDIVRQAEHVLSEQEEALLAQMSEVIDSSSQTFGALNNADLTFPTIKDEDGNEVELTHGRYTNFMESTKRAVRRDAFLAMYHTYKKFINTFASTLSGQVKKDNTMAKVRKYTSARAAALDRNNIPETVYDNLVEAVNDRIDLLHRYVKLRKKILGLDEMNMYDMYTPLVKDVDFKYTYEQAQQILIDGLAPLGEEYIERMKEGFDNRWVDVEENKGKRSGAYSSGVYGTNPYILMNWQDNLNNVFTLAHEFGHSMHSLYTRENQPYRYGNYSIFVAEVASTLNESLLNEYLVKRTEDPKEKLYLLNNFLEGFRGTVFRQTMFAEFEHLIHKLDQEGEALTPDTLTKHYYELNKKYYGEDVIHDEEIGLEWARIPHFYYNYYVYQYATGYSAAQALSLKILKEGKPAIDRYFGFLKAGSSDYPIEVLKQAGVDMTEKTPILQALDIFEEKLNEMEALFEELN, encoded by the coding sequence TTGACAAAAGAAGCGAGTAAATTACAGTCAAGGGAAGAGATTCCTGTAGAGAGAACGTGGCGATTAGAAGATATTTTTGCTACGGACGACATTTGGGAAGAGGAGAGAAAGGCAGTTACTGAGGAGTTGAAGAAGTTTTCTGCTTTTAAAGGCACTTTAGCAGACTCTGCTGATCAGCTCTATCAGCTGCTTACATTAGAGGATGCTGTATCTGAACGAATTGGTAAGCTATATACATATGCCCACATGCGTCATGACCAAGATACAACCAATTCATTCTATCAAGCATTAAATGCGAAAGCACTAACGCTGTATACTGAAGCAGCTAGCGAAATGAGCTTTATTGTTCCGGAAATTTTAGCAATTGATAAGGAAAAACTTGATCAGTTCGTTAAAGAAAAACCAGAACTTGAACTATATAATAAAGTATTAACAGATATAGTTCGTCAAGCTGAGCATGTATTATCAGAACAAGAAGAAGCACTTCTAGCGCAAATGAGTGAAGTGATTGATAGTTCTTCACAAACATTTGGTGCCCTTAATAATGCCGATTTAACGTTCCCAACAATTAAAGATGAAGACGGCAACGAAGTAGAATTAACACACGGTCGTTACACTAATTTTATGGAATCAACTAAACGAGCAGTTCGTCGTGATGCATTCTTAGCTATGTATCATACGTATAAGAAGTTTATTAACACATTTGCATCCACATTATCTGGCCAAGTGAAAAAAGATAATACGATGGCAAAAGTACGAAAATATACATCTGCTAGAGCAGCTGCTTTAGACCGAAATAACATTCCAGAAACTGTTTATGATAACTTAGTTGAAGCAGTTAACGATAGAATTGATCTTTTACATCGCTATGTAAAATTACGTAAGAAAATTCTTGGTCTTGATGAGATGAACATGTACGATATGTACACACCTCTCGTTAAGGATGTTGATTTTAAATATACTTATGAGCAAGCACAGCAAATTTTAATCGATGGCCTTGCTCCACTTGGGGAAGAGTATATTGAGCGAATGAAGGAAGGTTTTGACAACCGCTGGGTAGACGTTGAAGAAAATAAAGGTAAACGTAGTGGAGCATATTCATCAGGAGTATATGGTACTAACCCATATATTTTAATGAACTGGCAAGATAACCTAAATAACGTCTTTACACTAGCTCACGAGTTTGGTCACTCAATGCATAGCCTATATACACGTGAAAACCAACCTTATCGCTATGGTAACTATTCTATTTTCGTTGCAGAAGTTGCATCAACGTTAAATGAATCGTTACTAAATGAGTATTTAGTTAAGCGTACAGAAGATCCAAAAGAGAAACTCTACTTACTAAATAACTTCTTAGAAGGCTTTAGAGGTACTGTTTTCCGTCAGACAATGTTTGCTGAATTTGAGCATTTAATTCATAAGCTTGATCAAGAAGGTGAAGCATTAACACCTGATACATTGACTAAACATTATTATGAGTTAAATAAGAAGTACTATGGTGAAGATGTCATTCATGATGAAGAAATCGGCTTAGAATGGGCACGTATCCCACACTTCTATTACAATTATTATGTTTATCAATATGCAACAGGCTATTCAGCAGCTCAAGCCTTATCACTGAAAATCTTAAAAGAAGGAAAACCTGCAATTGATCGCTACTTCGGTTTCTTAAAAGCAGGAAGCAGTGATTATCCAATTGAAGTATTAAAACAAGCAGGTGTAGATATGACTGAGAAGACACCGATCTTGCAAGCACTAGATATTTTTGAAGAAAAACTGAACGAAATGGAAGCATTATTTGAAGAATTAAACTAA